The proteins below come from a single Prolixibacter sp. NT017 genomic window:
- a CDS encoding ATP-binding protein codes for MKNQQKNVSPGQRVNGTPHTQIGLLIETWQGEIVEYTPQVRQLFGEIPEKVDLFFATPADYEHFSNQLEDNGQAKQLIRSTENKILLIQGIRYNDLNLLSIEPFTPKSQTTPQKPSIIDLLEDFPEIYMQYTAEGKLVHLNKMGYKKLAVSPNYPIQQLNVFDLLTDKSKQKLHCRLKAMARGQEFCPVELEFIHQNGGIIPVLAHSHLLSEVIGEKGNFLSILFDISYQKKSERRVGAIREKITVLARTAMHFIRLNNTDEVFNYLESMLKPHLPGYIAVYLKVDQKDKSYNIHAITGIPDRVIDNVSEELGENLFQKKFDLTRDIQNFLSHSRVQKHKDGWSSITRQNLPEELASKLEQKLSITDVYSAGIVQQGSIYGGIHFLKQESAAPLERELIEPLLHQASIILQQLALNEHLRIAKQQAEQAMQEKAEFMSIMGHEIRTPLTSVIGLTDLLLDQKPSKSQLKNLHTLKFSAENLLFLINDLLDFNKIEAGKIKLEKTIIDLPGLVEDLTGAFGPSAKPKEVELLSEIGEDVPRWIKGDKTRLTQVLNNLTSNAVKFTEQGSVQISITTEKQTEHYVHLNFSVKDTGIGIPENKIREIFKLYTQADVSTQRNYGGTGLGLSICKRLVDLMGGNIAVKSKEGEGSDFQFTLRFEKVPPELVMQDKRKKRQADTAEAVDFSDKRVLMVEDNDINYYLTTQLFKKWNLTIDRAENGLVALKKISRNTYDLILMDIQMPEMDGLEATLHIRKLSDEKIQKIPIIALSAATMDETRRKAQSVGMNDFMTKPINPAELYAKLVRFLVTTRND; via the coding sequence ATGAAAAATCAACAGAAGAATGTCTCCCCCGGACAAAGAGTAAATGGCACCCCGCATACACAAATCGGCTTGCTGATTGAAACCTGGCAGGGAGAAATTGTTGAGTATACGCCGCAGGTCCGCCAACTTTTCGGAGAAATTCCCGAAAAGGTCGATCTTTTTTTTGCCACTCCGGCCGATTACGAGCATTTTTCCAATCAGTTGGAAGATAATGGTCAAGCTAAACAGCTGATTCGCTCAACTGAAAATAAGATATTGCTAATTCAGGGAATCAGGTACAATGACTTGAACCTTCTTAGTATTGAACCTTTTACCCCCAAGTCACAAACAACACCCCAAAAGCCTTCAATAATTGACTTGCTGGAAGATTTTCCGGAGATCTACATGCAATATACTGCTGAAGGAAAGCTTGTTCATTTGAATAAGATGGGATACAAAAAGCTGGCGGTCTCCCCGAATTATCCCATACAGCAGTTAAACGTATTCGATCTGCTTACCGACAAAAGCAAACAAAAACTACACTGCCGATTAAAAGCAATGGCCAGGGGACAGGAATTCTGTCCTGTTGAGTTGGAATTTATTCACCAAAACGGGGGTATCATTCCGGTGCTGGCCCATTCACATTTGCTGAGTGAGGTAATCGGTGAAAAAGGAAATTTTCTGAGCATCCTGTTCGATATTTCTTACCAGAAAAAGAGTGAACGCCGCGTTGGTGCTATCCGCGAAAAGATAACTGTACTGGCACGTACGGCGATGCATTTCATCCGACTGAACAACACAGATGAAGTATTCAATTACCTGGAAAGTATGCTGAAACCTCACCTTCCGGGATATATTGCTGTATATTTAAAAGTTGACCAGAAAGACAAAAGTTATAACATTCATGCCATTACCGGCATCCCCGACAGAGTGATTGACAATGTAAGTGAAGAACTTGGAGAAAATCTGTTTCAGAAGAAATTTGATCTGACACGCGACATTCAGAATTTTCTATCCCACAGCCGGGTACAAAAACACAAAGATGGCTGGTCGTCCATCACCCGGCAGAATCTTCCGGAGGAACTAGCCAGTAAACTGGAACAAAAACTGTCCATTACCGATGTGTACTCGGCAGGAATTGTACAACAAGGCTCGATATACGGCGGTATTCATTTTCTGAAACAGGAAAGCGCAGCTCCACTCGAGCGAGAGTTGATTGAACCCTTACTCCACCAGGCCAGCATCATACTGCAGCAGCTGGCACTGAACGAGCATCTTCGGATAGCCAAACAACAAGCGGAACAAGCTATGCAGGAAAAAGCAGAATTCATGTCCATCATGGGACATGAAATACGCACACCACTCACATCAGTCATCGGATTGACAGACTTACTCCTCGATCAAAAGCCCAGCAAATCGCAGCTGAAGAACCTGCATACACTCAAGTTTTCAGCGGAAAATCTCCTGTTCCTCATTAACGATCTGCTTGATTTCAACAAGATAGAGGCAGGAAAAATTAAACTGGAGAAAACCATTATCGACCTTCCTGGTCTGGTGGAAGATTTGACAGGCGCTTTCGGGCCATCAGCCAAGCCGAAAGAGGTGGAACTATTATCCGAAATCGGTGAAGATGTTCCCCGCTGGATCAAAGGTGATAAAACCCGGTTAACACAGGTATTGAATAACCTGACCAGCAACGCGGTGAAATTCACAGAACAAGGGTCGGTCCAAATTTCGATTACAACCGAAAAACAGACCGAGCACTACGTTCATCTGAACTTTTCGGTGAAGGACACAGGTATCGGTATTCCGGAAAATAAAATAAGGGAAATATTCAAGCTGTACACCCAGGCCGATGTCAGCACGCAGAGAAATTACGGAGGTACAGGACTGGGCTTATCCATTTGCAAGCGCTTAGTCGATTTAATGGGTGGCAATATAGCTGTCAAAAGCAAAGAAGGCGAAGGTTCGGACTTCCAGTTCACACTACGATTCGAAAAAGTGCCGCCGGAACTCGTCATGCAGGATAAACGAAAGAAACGCCAGGCGGACACAGCAGAGGCAGTCGATTTTTCAGATAAAAGAGTGTTGATGGTGGAAGACAATGACATTAATTATTACCTCACCACTCAGCTTTTCAAAAAATGGAACCTCACCATCGACCGGGCAGAAAACGGCCTGGTGGCACTGAAAAAGATCAGTCGCAATACATACGATTTGATTCTGATGGATATTCAAATGCCGGAAATGGATGGCCTGGAAGCAACACTACACATCCGGAAACTATCGGATGAAAAAATTCAGAAGATTCCGATTATCGCACTGTCGGCCGCTACGATGGACGAAACCCGGCGTAAAGCACAGAGTGTTGGAATGAATGACTTTATGACGAAACCTATCAACCCGGCGGAACTCTATGCCAAATTGGTTCGCTTCCTGGTGACCACCCGTAACGACTAA